The following proteins come from a genomic window of Deltaproteobacteria bacterium IMCC39524:
- a CDS encoding ABC transporter substrate-binding protein, with product MKKLLVLLVVFGMFVPKVLLAAEPVKIGMVTTLSTKAGYLGEDVRDGFKLAIAQEEGMLGGVPVELLVEDDARDPGKAKQIADRFVKRDNVKIMTGIIFSNVALAVVPKVVRGEVLYISPNAGPSDLAGKGCNENYFNVAYQNDNLDEVVGKYVSDSGFKNVYLLAPNYPAGKDHLAGFKRYYTGKISGEVYTKLGQSDYAAEIAALRAAKPDAVFFFLPGGMGINFIKQYSQAGLNKTTPVFGPAFSFDERLLGAVGAAALGVKNGSQWTHDLDNPANKQFVEAFRAAYDRTPTLYASQGYEAARLIGSALKSVGGDVTKFDQLRTAVRKADFESVRGQFAFTSNQHPVQNLYIREVVEDGEGGFTNQTLKAVFTNHGNAYVDECSMK from the coding sequence ATGAAAAAGTTACTGGTATTGTTGGTTGTCTTTGGGATGTTTGTCCCGAAAGTTTTGCTGGCAGCCGAGCCGGTCAAGATTGGTATGGTTACCACGCTTTCAACCAAGGCTGGCTACCTTGGTGAAGACGTGCGCGACGGTTTCAAACTGGCTATCGCGCAGGAAGAGGGAATGCTAGGTGGAGTGCCGGTTGAACTGCTGGTCGAGGATGACGCTCGTGACCCGGGTAAGGCCAAACAGATTGCCGATCGCTTCGTAAAGCGTGACAATGTTAAGATCATGACCGGTATTATCTTCTCCAATGTCGCTCTGGCTGTGGTTCCGAAGGTAGTACGCGGCGAGGTTCTCTACATCAGCCCTAACGCTGGGCCCTCGGACCTGGCCGGCAAAGGCTGTAATGAAAACTACTTCAATGTTGCCTATCAGAACGACAACCTCGATGAGGTCGTTGGCAAGTACGTCAGCGATTCCGGCTTCAAAAATGTTTACCTGCTGGCACCCAACTATCCGGCTGGCAAGGATCACCTCGCAGGTTTCAAACGTTACTACACGGGTAAAATATCTGGCGAAGTCTACACCAAGCTTGGCCAATCTGACTACGCGGCAGAAATCGCTGCGCTGCGTGCTGCCAAGCCGGATGCGGTCTTCTTTTTCCTTCCCGGCGGCATGGGGATCAACTTTATCAAGCAGTATTCTCAGGCTGGCCTGAACAAGACGACCCCTGTCTTCGGTCCCGCCTTCTCCTTCGACGAACGACTACTTGGCGCGGTTGGTGCTGCTGCCCTGGGGGTGAAAAACGGCTCCCAGTGGACCCACGACCTCGACAATCCGGCCAACAAACAATTTGTTGAAGCTTTCCGCGCTGCCTACGATAGGACCCCGACTCTCTACGCCAGCCAAGGGTATGAGGCTGCACGTTTGATCGGCAGTGCCCTCAAGAGCGTCGGTGGAGATGTGACTAAGTTCGACCAACTGCGTACCGCAGTTCGCAAGGCTGATTTTGAGTCAGTGCGCGGCCAGTTCGCTTTCACTTCCAACCAGCACCCGGTACAGAACCTCTACATCCGCGAAGTCGTCGAAGATGGCGAGGGGGGCTTCACCAACCAGACACTCAAAGCGGTTTTCACCAACCACGGCAATGCCTACGTTGATGAATGCAGCATGAAGTAG
- a CDS encoding branched-chain amino acid ABC transporter permease, translating to MLSRFDRKNLCIFSSALLLLLLPMLAALAGEPYLVSLFSRILIYALAAASLDLILGYGGLVSLGHAAFFGIGAYAVGILAHHDFEETALISWPLIIPGSDSGLVAWPVAILLSALLAAIIGALSLRTRGMHFIMITLAFAQMLFFFFVSLEGYGGDDGLTLFSRNTLPGLDLGDDVQFYYICLASLSVFLFLAGRLVASRFGIVIRGCRENEKRMQSLGFPTYRYKLLCFVIAGAAAGLAGALIANQVEYVSPGLMHWTRSAIILVMVLLGGSGTLYGPVFGAAAFLLLEEVLSIYTEHWMVYFGPVMILVVLFARHGLFGILVGKEKRHG from the coding sequence ATGCTGTCACGATTCGATCGAAAAAACCTCTGTATCTTCAGCAGTGCGCTGTTGCTGTTACTGCTGCCAATGCTGGCGGCCCTGGCCGGTGAACCTTATCTGGTTTCACTCTTTTCCCGCATCCTGATCTACGCTCTCGCTGCAGCGAGTCTCGATTTAATCCTCGGTTATGGAGGCCTGGTCAGCCTCGGACATGCTGCATTCTTCGGCATAGGTGCCTACGCAGTCGGGATTCTTGCCCATCATGACTTTGAAGAGACCGCGCTGATCTCCTGGCCGCTGATCATTCCGGGGAGCGACAGCGGTCTGGTCGCCTGGCCGGTCGCAATACTGTTGTCCGCCTTGCTGGCGGCAATCATAGGAGCTCTGAGCCTGCGCACCCGCGGCATGCACTTTATCATGATCACTCTGGCTTTTGCGCAGATGCTCTTCTTCTTTTTCGTCTCCCTCGAAGGTTACGGAGGCGACGATGGGCTCACCCTCTTTTCGCGCAATACCCTGCCGGGACTCGACTTGGGCGACGACGTGCAGTTCTACTATATCTGCCTGGCTTCGCTGAGTGTTTTCCTGTTCTTGGCCGGCCGGCTGGTAGCGTCACGCTTCGGAATAGTGATCCGAGGTTGTCGCGAGAATGAAAAACGCATGCAGTCGCTCGGTTTTCCAACCTATCGCTACAAGTTGCTCTGTTTCGTGATCGCCGGTGCTGCGGCTGGTCTTGCAGGCGCCCTGATCGCCAACCAGGTCGAGTATGTCAGCCCGGGGCTGATGCACTGGACCCGCTCCGCGATTATCCTGGTCATGGTGCTTTTGGGGGGGAGCGGCACTCTCTATGGGCCGGTGTTCGGTGCTGCGGCCTTTCTGTTGCTTGAAGAGGTGCTCTCGATCTACACCGAGCACTGGATGGTCTACTTCGGCCCGGTGATGATCCTGGTGGTGTTGTTTGCTCGTCACGGTCTTTTCGGCATCCTGGTTGGCAAGGAGAAGCGCCATGGCTGA
- a CDS encoding DUF1127 domain-containing protein produces the protein MMLLSNANKMLAKILFWGEIHRQRKQLSKMDDSLLKDIGVSRVEAAREAERKFWDYAPVVDESLQRRTDTTLASSSKKNTAFNLLFH, from the coding sequence ATGATGCTGCTCTCTAACGCAAATAAGATGCTGGCCAAAATTTTATTTTGGGGAGAAATACACAGGCAACGAAAGCAACTGAGTAAAATGGATGATTCTCTACTGAAGGATATTGGTGTCAGCCGTGTAGAAGCTGCCCGTGAAGCGGAACGCAAGTTTTGGGATTATGCGCCAGTTGTAGATGAATCTCTCCAGAGGCGAACGGATACGACCTTAGCCTCATCATCGAAGAAGAACACCGCCTTCAATCTTCTCTTTCATTGA
- a CDS encoding branched-chain amino acid ABC transporter permease, which yields MLLVIEQLFNGLQLGVTLFLMSAGLTLVFGIMQVINLAHGSFYMIGAYVAATVTARSGSFLLGMAVALPAAAVVGMLVEMVVLRRLYKKEHVDQVLATFGLIMFFNELTRIIWGRQPLFMDVPPWLSGSVELIPGIPYPSYRIAVIGVGLMVALFLYLMFTRTRIGMQIRAGASNREMAGALGINIRLLYTLVFGLGTLLAGLAGVMAGPILAVEAGMGESILILTFVVIVIGGIGSVRGAFIGALLVGMVDTLGRAFLPALFRMFLSSAHADGVAASVASMSIYILMAIILIWRPKGLLPAHS from the coding sequence ATGCTCCTGGTTATCGAACAGCTCTTCAACGGCCTCCAACTCGGTGTGACCCTGTTTCTTATGTCGGCCGGTTTGACCCTGGTTTTTGGCATCATGCAGGTGATCAACCTCGCGCACGGGTCCTTCTACATGATTGGAGCCTATGTCGCGGCAACGGTGACCGCACGCAGCGGTTCTTTCCTGCTTGGCATGGCCGTAGCGTTGCCCGCAGCAGCGGTGGTCGGCATGCTGGTCGAGATGGTCGTGCTGCGGCGACTCTACAAAAAGGAGCACGTCGACCAAGTTCTCGCCACCTTCGGACTTATTATGTTTTTCAACGAGTTGACCCGCATCATCTGGGGACGCCAGCCGTTGTTCATGGACGTGCCGCCCTGGCTGTCCGGCAGCGTTGAGCTTATTCCCGGCATCCCCTATCCGAGCTACCGTATTGCGGTTATCGGCGTTGGTTTGATGGTGGCGCTGTTCCTCTACCTGATGTTTACCCGCACCCGAATCGGTATGCAAATTAGGGCCGGGGCGAGCAACAGAGAGATGGCTGGTGCTTTGGGCATCAATATCCGGCTTTTATACACCTTGGTCTTCGGACTCGGAACTCTGCTTGCCGGTTTGGCTGGAGTGATGGCTGGCCCGATCCTTGCGGTCGAGGCGGGGATGGGAGAGAGTATACTGATCTTGACCTTCGTGGTGATCGTGATCGGTGGCATCGGCTCGGTGCGCGGTGCATTTATCGGAGCGCTTTTGGTCGGCATGGTTGACACCCTCGGGCGTGCGTTTCTGCCCGCCCTGTTTCGTATGTTTCTGTCGTCAGCACATGCCGACGGGGTTGCTGCCTCGGTGGCCTCGATGTCGATCTACATTTTAATGGCTATTATCCTGATCTGGCGCCCCAAAGGGCTACTGCCGGCACATTCCTGA
- a CDS encoding response regulator, with product MRKKILLVDDSPFFLKALSDSLSVDFHVETAISGEEAINLLKEIDSAKLGETGPFDLVITDLEMTGLSGYDVSQFIKNKNRSNKFIPVIMLTGKDITQEEARGHGCAAYIPKTNLGKVVSMTRILLLR from the coding sequence ATGAGAAAGAAAATCCTTCTGGTTGATGATAGCCCCTTTTTCCTCAAAGCCCTCAGTGATTCCTTGTCTGTGGATTTTCATGTCGAAACAGCTATCTCGGGAGAAGAGGCAATCAACCTTCTTAAAGAGATCGATAGCGCAAAGCTTGGAGAAACTGGACCCTTTGACCTGGTGATAACTGACTTAGAGATGACGGGGTTAAGTGGATATGATGTTTCTCAATTTATTAAAAACAAGAACAGGAGCAATAAGTTTATACCTGTCATCATGCTCACCGGAAAGGACATTACGCAAGAGGAAGCCCGAGGGCATGGTTGCGCAGCATATATTCCGAAGACCAACCTGGGGAAGGTTGTTTCTATGACCCGGATTCTTTTGTTGAGGTAA